One part of the Chitinivibrionia bacterium genome encodes these proteins:
- a CDS encoding DUF2281 domain-containing protein encodes MVLANERLYSEVETLPQEFVQEVLNYIMYLKYKQNNLAFSMPMQRPSAELMEAINDVENNRNIIGPFATAEDAVRSMLED; translated from the coding sequence ATGGTTTTAGCAAATGAAAGATTGTATTCCGAGGTGGAAACGCTTCCGCAAGAATTTGTGCAGGAAGTGCTTAACTACATAATGTATTTGAAATACAAGCAAAACAATCTTGCGTTTTCAATGCCGATGCAACGCCCGTCTGCCGAGTTAATGGAAGCAATAAACGATGTAGAAAACAACCGAAATATAATCGGTCCGTTTGCCACAGCCGAAGATGCGGTAAGATCAATGCTGGAGGATTAA
- a CDS encoding type II toxin-antitoxin system YafQ family toxin, whose product MLEIKYSSKIKKQMKLIKRQNKDMNKLVWVLNELANKRTLPESFCDHKLTGNLSKYRECHIEPDWLLVYKIEKEELVLVAVATGSHSTLFG is encoded by the coding sequence TTGCTTGAAATTAAATACTCATCTAAAATAAAAAAGCAAATGAAACTTATAAAACGGCAAAACAAGGATATGAATAAACTTGTTTGGGTTTTGAATGAATTAGCAAACAAAAGAACGTTGCCTGAAAGTTTTTGCGACCACAAATTAACAGGAAATCTCTCTAAGTATCGCGAATGCCATATTGAACCCGATTGGCTTTTGGTGTATAAAATAGAAAAAGAAGAATTGGTATTAGTCGCCGTTGCAACAGGTTCGCATTCTACGTTATTTGGGTAG